Genomic segment of Streptomyces alboniger:
TGCAGGGGCAGGGCATGCAGTCCGGTGGCCAGGGGACGCAGCAGATCCCGCCGCAGCTGCACCGGCAGATCCAGCAGCTCGGGCAGCAGCAGCCGTTCCAGCAACTGCTCCAGCAGTTCGGCCAGGAGCAGCAGCAGATCCCGCAGGCGCAGGCGCCCGAGATCTCCACGCAGGCGCTCGCGTCGAACGTGGCGACGGCGTTCTGGGACGTCGTCGAGCCCCTTCCGGGCCAGGCGTCGACCCTCTATCTGTACATCGAGGACACCTGGAGGGCGTTCATCGATCCCAGCCCGCACACCCACGACGAGGTCCAGAGGGCGTTCGCCTTCGGGCACCAGGTGATCGGCTACTACGACTCCGCCAACCCGTCGTACCTGCTGGCCATCGTGGTCAGCAAGTGACCCGCACGCGAGTCGCGCGCCTCGCGTGAACACACGGCGGCGCCGGGCGGAGGGTTCCCCGCCCGGCGCCGCTCCCTTGCGCCCGCGCGCGGTCGACCGCGTCTACGCGCAGGTGAACCGGGCCGCCGCCCAGTCCGCGTGGTCCCCGCTCCTGGACCCGTTGGTGTCCGTCACCTTCAGCTCCACGTGCCGGGCTCCGCGCACGTCGACGTCCACCGGGACGGTCGCCGACGCGCCCGTCACCTTCGGCGAGGTCCACAGCACCTTGCCGTCGGCCTCGACCGAGAAGGCCACCTCTCCGTAGCCGTTGATCTCGTCGTCGATGCCCACGTCGGCGGTGAACGCGGAGCAGCGTCCGCCCGGATAGACCTCGATGACGGAGTTGGCGTGCGTGCCGATCCCCTTCTCGTACGTCTTTCCGGCGAGGGTCAGTGTGCGGCCGTCGCCGGCGCCCGACTCGCCGTTGCTGCGGTCGCGTTCGGCGGGACCGTAGCCGTTGGTGGACTTCAGCCACACCATGTCGCTCGCCCAGGTGTCCTTGCCGGGGGCCTCGGGCATCACACCGAGCGCGAACCGCTGGAGGGCGGTGCGGTCCTGGCCTGCCGAGCGGTAGCGGGCGGTCGCGGTGAGCGGCTGTTCGCCCGGGTCCGCGCCCTTGGGCGGGGTGACGGCCACCTCGACGCGGCGCGTGGTGCCCGCCGGGATCCGCCCGGTCTTCGTGGCGGCGACGGTCCATCCCCCGGGCGCGTCGAGGGTGACGTCCACGTCGGTGGCGTCCTTCGTGCCCGCCGTGACGTCGACGGCGACCTTGCCCGGCGTGCCCGCGCCGAGCTCCTGGCCCGCGGGCACACCGACGGTGGCGGCCGCGCCGGGCACGGCACCGCCGACGGCGCTTGTGTCGTCGAGGGTCAGTTCGAAGGCGCGGCCGGTCCGCAGAGAAGGCGTCTTGACCTTCACCACGCCGCCGCGGTCGTCCCGGTCGTAGAACCAGCCCCGCCCGGCCTTCTCGTACGCGCCCTTGGACGCGAGCCGCGGCAGCGCGCGTCCGTCCAGCTCGACGCGGCTCGGCGCGTCCCCGGTGTGCAGCGTGAACGCGTAGGGCCTGCTGCTCTGCTTGCCCTTGAACTCGCCCTCGCTCGCGCCGATCCGCACGCTGACGTCGCCCGCTCCGGAGCGCGGTGCCCGCACGTCGGCGCGCTGTGTGGCGTACTCGCCTGCGCGGTGGCGCCGGGTCACGCCGTCGTCCTCGTACAGCTCGAAGGAGGACTTCCCCTGCGGGTAGATGTCCCAGGCGAGCGGCGAGTCGGCTTCGCGGTCCTCGTAGGAGCGTATTCCGCCGGGCCACATGGGCACGCTCGCGCCGCCCCTGACGAACAGCGGCAGGGTGTCGAGGGGCGCGCTGTAGCCGTCGACGGTGGTGGGGCCCCGGTAGATGCGCCCGCTCCAGTAGTCGGTCCAGGTGCCCTTCGGCAGGTAGATGCCGTCGCGGGTGGCGGTGTCCTTGTAGACGGGTGCGACGAGGAAGTCCTCGCCGGTCAGGAATTCGTACTTGGCGGCGTCGGTCGGGGCCTTCGGGTCGTCCGGGTACTCCAGGGCCAGCGGACGCACGGCGCCCACCCCGGTCTTCGTCGCCTCATGGGCGTACGAGTAGAGGTAGGGCAGCAGTGACTCGTGCAGCTTCAGGTACCTGCGGTTGATGGAGGTGTACGGCTCGCCGTAGCGGAAGGGCTGCTTGTCGCTGGCGGCCCAGCCGTCCATCGTCATCGTGACCGGCAGGAACATCTTCCACTGGAGGTCGCGTACGTACGTCTTGGGGCTGCCGCCGAAGATGCCGTCGACGTCACCGGTCGTGTAGGCGAGGCCGGACATGGTGGACCCGGCGTAGGTGGGGATCTGCCAGCGGATGTACTCCCAGCTGCCGCTCTGGTCGCCGGACCACTGCACGCCGCAGCGCTGCGCGCCGGACCAGCTCTCTGGGGCCCAGGTGAAACCGCGGGCGTCGCTGTGGTCCTCGATGCCCTTGTAGGCGTCCTTGCAGCCGTCCAGCGCCTTCTTGTAGCCGTCGCCGACCCAGGCGACGTCCAGCTTGGCGACGCGCTGGCCCGCCTTGACCTGCTCGGCGATCTTTTCGAGGCCGTCCTCGGTCCACAGGCCCATCTTCATCTTGCGTTCGGCGAGGCCCTTGGAGGTCTCGGGGAGGTCCTCGTAGCCGCAGCCGTAGCCGTCGTTGACGAGCATCCAGCCGTTGGGCATGTCGTGCTGGACATAGCCGTCGGCGACCTTGAGGGAGTCCAGGGTGCGCCGCTCACCGCGGTTGGCGTTGTGGAGGTAGCAGTCGGCGTCGCCGATCTCCATGCCGTAGACGGGCGGCAGGAAGGGCTTGCCGGTGAGCCGGGTGTACTGCCCGATGACGTCCTTGGCCGCATCGTCGCCCTTGCCCGCGAAGTAGTAGGCGTCGAAGCGCTGTTCCTTCGCGGTGGCGGTCACGGGCTCCGCGAAGTCGTAGGTGTTGGGGGCGTAGGTGTTCCGGAAGACGCCGTAACCGGCCGTGGAGAGGTAGAACGGCACGGAGTTGGGGTGCCCGCCGTCGTTCCACTCGTAGTCGACGCTGACCTCGACCTTCTTGCCGCGGTGCGAGGTGTTGCCGCGGCCGTTCTGCATCCCGGCTCCGTAGAACTGCTCGTCGGCGCCGCGCGCGAGGCTCTGCGTGGTCGTGTCCTTCGTCCAGGTGAGGCCCTTGGTCTCGGCCCACACCCGGGTGCCGTCGGCGCGGTACAGGGCGAAGCGCAGCGGCGACTTGTAGGCGCGCAGCGTCACCTTGGAGGTGCTCAGCTCGTAACGGTCGCCCTTCTCCCTCCACTTGGTGCGCGGCACCTTCCCCTGGGGCAGGACGATGTCCTTGCCCGTGGGGTCGGTGAACGTGCCGTCGGGGGCGAGTTCGATGCGGAAGGTCTCCGCGGAGACGAAGCTGACGCGGGCGACGGCGGCACCGGCGGTCAGCCGGTAAACGCCCCCCTCGGCATCGAACCCGGTGACGTCCCCGACGGTGGTGGTCTCGTCGGCGGCCCGCGCGGCCTCGCCGCCGGGCACGGCGAACACCGCGAGCAGCCCCAACAGGACACCACCGACGGCCGCTCTTAAGCGCGTAGGAGATCTCATGCGGGAGGTCTAGCGCGTCAACGGGCCCCGGGGCCATGGACTTTACTGGGCCGCTCCTGGACTTCCGGAGCGGCCCGTGCAAGGTGCGGACCCAAGCCCGCCGGGACGAGAATCAAAGCCCGTCCGGCGATTGAGGACGAGCCCGAAGGGCGACAGACCGAGCCGACGCAGACCTACAGGGCCACGCCGAGCAACGCGTCGACGGCCCGCGACACCACCCCGGGCGCCCCCTCGTCCGTACCGCCCTCGGCATCCTGAAGACCGACCCAGCGATCGACGGCGGCCAGCGCGGCCGGCGCGTCCAGGTCGTTGGCGAGAGCCTCCCGCATCTCCTCGACGACCGCCTCGGCGGCGGGCCCGTCAGGGCGGGACACGGCCGCGCGCCAGCGCCCGAGCCGCTCGACGGCCTCGGTGAGGACGGAGTCGGTCCACTCCCAGTCCGCGCGGTAGTGGTGCGCGAGGAGGGCGAGGCGGATGGCCGCGGGGTCGACGCCGTCGCGCCGCAGCTTCGAGACGAAGACGAGGTTGCCCTTGGACTTGGACATCTTCGCGCCGTCCAGGGCGACCATGCCCGCGTGGACGTAGGCCTTGGCGAAGGGGTACTCGCCGGTCAGCGCCTGGGCGTGCGAGGCGCCCATCTCGTGGTGCGGGAAGGCGAGGTCGGAGCCGCCGCCCTGCACGTCGAAGCCCATGCCCAGGTGGTCGAGGGCGATGGCCACGCACTCGATGTGCCAGCCGGGCCGCCCGCGCCCGAGGGATGCACCGTCCCAGCTCGGCTCGCCCTCGCGGGCCGCCATCCACAGCATCGGGTCGAGCGGGTTCTTCTTGCCCGGCCGCTCCGGGTCGCCGCCGCGCTCGGCGGAGAGCAGCTTCATGGCGGCGGCGTCGAGCCCGGACACCTCACCGAAGTGCGGGTCGGACTCCACGGAGAAGTAGACGTCGCCCTCCAGTTCGTAGGCGGCGCCCATGTCCCTGAGGCGTTCGACGAGCGGCACGATGCCGGGTATCGCCTCGACGGCTCCGATGTAGTGCTGCGGCGGCAGGAGCCGCAGCGCGGTCATGTCCTCGCGGAACAGAGCGGTCTCGCCCTCGGCGAGCTCGACCCAGTCCTTGCCGTCACGGTTGGCGCGTTCCAGGAGCGGGTCGTCCACGTCGGTCACGTTCTGGACGTAGTGAACCTGCCGCTTGGTGTCGAGCCACACGCGCTGCACGAGGTCGAACGCGTTGTAGGTCGCCGCGTGACCCATGTGGGTCGCGTCGTACGGAGTGATGCCGCAGACGTAGATACGGGCGACGGGACCGGGGTCGAGGGTGACGAGTCCACCGGTCGCGGTGTCGTGGATCCGGAGGTCGCGGCCCTTGCCAGGAAGGGCGGGGACCTCAGAAGCGGGCCAGGCATGCATGCCCTGAGCCTAACCGGACGGGGCGTCCGCATACGAGTGGGGATCATCGAATGGTGGCCGGAGGCGCTCCGAACGTGGCCGGCGGGGCTCCGAGGGGCTCGACGGGCGGCCGCTCCGAGGGCCTCAGACGGGCGGCCAGGGGATCGCGGGCCACTCGCCGGACGGCTCGGGGTGGCGCCCGGACGCGAGGAGGGACCCCACCCGCGCGCGCAGTGCCTCGATCTCCGCGGCCGTGATGAGCCCGGCGAGCCTTTCGGCGAGGGCGGCGCCCTCCTTGAGCGCGTCCCGCAGGCCCTGGAGGACCTGGACGGCCTCCCCGGTCAGCGGCTCCCCCGCCCACCCCCACAGCAGCGTGCGCAGCTTGTCCTCGGCGTTGAAGGTGACGCCGTGGTCGATGCCGTAGAGGCGTCCGTCCGCGGCCAGCAGATGGCCGCCCTTGCGGTCGCCGTTGTTGATCACCGCGTCGAGGACCGCGAGCCGCCGCAGCCGGGCGTCGTCGGCGTGGACGAGCAGTGCGGTGCGCTCCTCGTCGACCTGGGCGCGCCCGACCGCCTTCCAGCCGTCGTCGGGCTCGTCGCCGTCGACCAGGGCGAGCAGCGCCTCGTCCCCGGAGGGCTCGATCCACAGCTGGCACATGCCCCGGCCGTAGGGCCCGTCGCGCAGGACGGTGGGCGGCACGAGGTCCCAGCCGGTGGCCCGCGACACCTCGTACGCGGCGACCTCGCGCTGCGCGAGCGTGCCGTCGGGGAAGTCCCACAGCGGCCGCTCCCCGGCGACCGGTTTGTAGACGCAGGCGGCTTCCTCGCCCTCGTACGCGACCGTGCAGTAGAGCACCGCGTTCGAGGCCTCACGGATCTGCCCGCGCACGGTCAGCTCCCCGTGCGTGAGGAGCGTGACGGGGTCCGCGGTCACGCTCCCCGCCGGTATCCGTTCTGGCGCGGGCATACGTGTCCTTCCGGGTCGAGCGGGAGGCTGCACAGCGGGCACGGCGGGCGGCCCGCGTTCACGACGTCGAGGGCGCGCTTGGCGAAGGCGCGGGCCTGCGCCCCGGTGAGGCGCACGCGCAGCATCGGCGGGCCGTTCTCCTCGTCCTGGAGGAGCCTTTCCTCGGCCTCTGCGAGGTCGTCCTCGGAGTCGGCGTCCAGTTCGACGAGGGCCTGTGCCTCGACGATCATCCGCTCCTCCTCGCCGTCCCAGGCGAGGGCCATCGTGCCGACGCGGAACTCCTCCTCCACCGGGGCGTCGAGGGGCGCGCTGTCGGTGATCTCGGCGGGCGCGACGGCCGGTACGGCGGCATTGCCCCCGCTGCGGCGCACGACCTCGTCGAGCAGCTCCTCCATGCGCTCGGCGAGCGCGGCCACCTGGGTCTTCTCCAGGGCGACGCTGGTCACCCTGACGCCCGCCGAGGCCTGCAAGAAGAACGTACGCCGTCCGGGCAGCCCGACCGTTCCCGCGACGAAACGCTCCGGGGGGTCGTAGAGGAACACCTGACGGGACACGTCCTGTCTCCATTGGATCGACTGCAAGAGGGGTGTTTCAACTGCAAGAGGGCTGCTTCAACCGCTTCACCCTACTGCGGGCGACGATCACGGTGCGCCCGCACCGCCTCCCACCGTGGCGTCGCCGCCCGGAGGCACCTCCCGGGGCACGAGGGAGGCGAAGTCACCGGTGTCCCCGAGGCGTACGAGGAAGGGGCGCAGCCGGGTGTAACGGATGACGGTGACGGAACAGGGCTCTACGGAGATGCGCTGGAACAGATCGAGGTGCAGCCCGAGCGCTTCCGCGACGAGGGACTTGATGATGTCCCCGTGCGAGCACATCAGGTAGGCGGCGTCCTCGCCGTGCTCACGCTCCACGCGCGTGTTCCACTCGCGTACCGCCTCGGCGGCCCGCGTCTGCATGGCCCGCATGGACTCGCCGCCGGGGAACGCGGCGGCGGACGGGTGCTGCTGTACGACCTCCATCAGCGGCTCGTCGGCCAGCTCGGCGAGCTTGCGGCCCGACCAGTCTCCGTAGTCGCACTCGCCGATGCGGTCCTCGGTGTGCGCCTGGAGCCCGGGGCGGGCCGCGAGCAGCGGCGCGACGGTCTCGCGGCAGCGCTGGAGGGGGCTCGTGACGACCTCGGCGAGGGGCACGGCGGCCAGCCGGGCGGGCAGCGCTGCGGCCTGTGCGGCGCCGCGCTCGTCGAGGGCCACGCCGGGGGTCCACCCGGCGAGCAGACCCGCGGTGTTGGCGGTGGAGCGTCCGTGCCGGACGAGGATCAGCGTGGGCATACGGTCCACCCTAAGTGCCGGGAAGGTGATACCTACGGGGTGACTGGGAACACTGCGCAGTGTGATTGTCGACTGTGCCATTTACCGAGAGGGTCGTCGCCGCGAGGGCCCGCATGACTTCTCCGACGCCCTCGACGAGGCGCGGACCGCCGACGAGTCGTTCGTCTGGATCGGCCTGCACGAGCCGACGGAGGCGGAGTTCGACAAGGTCAGCGAGGAGTTCGGGCTGCACCCGCTGGCCGTGGAGGACGCCCTCAAGGCCCATCAGCGGCCCAAGCTGGAGGTCTACGACGACTCGCTGTTCATGGTCCTCAAGCCGGTCGTGTACGAGCCGGACAGCGACGCCGTCTCCTCCGGCGAGGTCATGATCTTCATGGGCGACTCCTTCGTGGTGACCGTCCGCCACGGGGAGGGCGCCCCGCTCGGCGCCGTACGCCACCGGCTCGAAGCCGACCCGGACGTCCTGAAGCACGGCCCCACCGCGGTCCTGTACTCGATCGCCGACGCCACCGTGGACCACTATCTGGAGGTCGCCGACGAGTTGCAGGCCGACCTGGAGGTCCTGGAGACGGAGGTCTTCTCACCGGACGGCGGCGGCTCGCGCCACACGGCGTCCCGGATCTACAACTTCAAGCGGCAGATCCTCGAATTCCGCCGGGCCACCGGCCCCCTGTCGCTGCCGCTGGCACGCCTCTCCGGAGCGGGCCCCTTCGGGCCGCCCGTGCCCTTCGTGGACGAGACGGCGCAGCCCTTCTTCCGGGACGTCAACGACCACCTGACGCGCGTCAACGAATCGGTGGAGGGCCTGGACCGCCTGGTCTCGGACATCCTGTCAGCGCATCTGGCGCAGATGAGCGTGCGGCAGAACGACGACATGCGCAAGATCTCGGCCTGGGCGGCGATGGCGGCGGTCCCCACGATGATCGCGGGGGTCTACGGCATGAACTTCGACCACATGCCGGAGCTGCACTGGCGGTGGACCTACCCGGCGGTGATCGTCCTGATGGCCGTCCTCGAAGTAATCCTGTACCGCATGTTCAAACACCGGGGATGGATGTAGGGGACGTCCTGGTAGCGGACGCCCTCGTAGCGGACGCGGCCGGTACCTAGGCGAATTCGGGGGCCGGGGCCGCGGGCCCGCCCAGGGCGTCGCGCCGCTCGGGGAGCTTCAGGGAGACCATCCGCCGCCAGCCGCCCATCCGCTCGTACGCGTACACGGCGTGGATGCCCGCCGCGAGCACCCTGCGCTTGGTGTGGGGCCAGGCCAGGATGTGCCCCATGCGGTCCATCACGGCGAGGCTCACATCGCGGTGGACGCGGATCTCGGCGAGCGCGCACTCGCGCAGGGTGCGCTGGATGGTGTGGCCGTGACCGGCGGCGGCGAAGCGCAGCAACTCCTCGTGGCAGTACGCCAGGTGGTTGTCCTCGTCGTTCGAGATCATCCGGACCGCCCGGCCGAGGTCCGGGTGGTCGGCGAAGTTCTTGAGGAGCAGCCGCATCTGTTCGGAGGCGCGCTGCTCGGTGACCCTGCTGTGCGCGAGATACGTGACGACGTCCCGCACCGTCAGCGGCAGGTCGGACTTCAGCTGTTCGTGCGCGAGGCCGATGCCGTGCTTCTCCAGGAGCATCGTGTAGTCGGTCTCGTGCGGCACCTCGACGGGCCGCAGGCCGCGCTTCTTCAGCAGCGCGTGGAAGATCCGGCCGTGCTTGTCCTCGTCCGCGCCGTGCCGGGCGATCTTGGGGGCGAGCGCGCGTTCGTCGGCCGGGACGAGCGCGGCGATGCGGCGGTTCTCCCAGCCTCCCTGGGCCTCGCCGCTGGCGGCGATGGAGCAGAAGAGCCGGAACGACTCGTCGTTGTCGAGGATCTCCTCGAAGACACCTCTGGCCGACAACATCACTGACACCTCCATGCCCCGGTTCGCCCTGTATGCGAACCTCCGCGAGGAAGGAGTCAACGTGCGGGGTTCGCCCCGGAGCAACGGGCATACCGGCCGCCTCCGCCGAACGAATGACGGCGGCTGCGGCCATCAGGCGGTACAGGCCGTAACCGACGGGCCGCGTGACGCGTTGTGTCCCGTGACGGCCGTGGCGGGGAAGACCCCCCGAGCCCCCACCACGGCCGCGGAAATCGTCAGGCCAGACCCGCCCGCTCCAGCGCCTCGGTACCGGCCCGCAGCGCGGCGATCCGCTCCTCCAGCGTGAAGCCGGCGGGCGACAGCGTGAGCGTGGTGACACCGGCCGCCGCGTAGGCCTGCATCCGGTCGGCGATCCGCTCCACGGAGCCGAGCAGCGCCGTCGAGTCGATCAGCTGCTGCGGGATGGCTGCGGCCGCGCCCTCCTTGTCGCCCGCCAGGTACTTGTCCTGGATCTCGGCGGCCTCCTTCTCGTACCCCATGCGCCGCGCGAGCTGGTTGTAGAAGTTCTGCTTGGGGCTGCCCATGCCGCCGACGTACAGCGCGGTGTAGGGCCGGAACATGTCCGCGAGGGCGTCGATCCGGTCGTCGCCGCCGACCGCGATCGGCAGGGTCGGGACGACGTCGAAACCGTCCATGGTCTTGCCGGCCTTCTCGCGCCCGGCGCGCAGGTGGCGCAGCGCGGTCTCCTCCAGGTGCTCGGCGGCCGGGAAGATCAGCAGGGCTCCGTCGGCGATCTCGCCGGTCTGCTCCAGGTTCTTCGGGCCGATCGCGGCGATGTACAGCGGGATGTGCTCGCGCTGGGGGTGGACGGTCAGCTTGAGGGGCTTGCCGGGGCCGCCGGGCAGCGGCAGCGTCCAGTGCTCCCCCTCGTGGGTGAGGCGTTCGCGGGCCATCGCCTTGCGGACGATGTCGACGTACTCGCGCGTGCGGGCCAGCGGCTTGTCGAACTTCACGCCGTACCAGCCCTCGGAGACCTGCGGGCCCGAGACACCGAGGCCGAGCCGGAACCGGCCGCCCGAGAGCGAGTCGAGGGTGGCGGCCGTCATCGCGGTCATCGCGGGCTGGCGCGCCGGGATCTGGAAGATCGCGGACCCGATGTCGATGCGCTCGGTCTGCGCGGCCACCCAGGACAGCACCGTCGCGGCGTCCGAGCCGTACGCCTCCGCCGCCCAGCAGACCGCGTAGCCGAGCCTGTCCGCCTCCTTGGCGACCGCGAGATTGTCCGCGTCCATCCCGGCGCCCCAGTAGCCGAGGTTGATACCGAGCTGCATGGCCGATCCCCTAACCGCTGTACTCATGAGTAACGTCCCTGTGCCGGGGACTGTAGCGCGCGGACGCCCGATCCGTCAGGGGCGCGGGAGGGGCCCGGGGGTGACCGGGTTCTCCACAGTCGCCGGTTTGTCCACAGGCCCGCCCGCCGCCGGGGCCCGGCCAGTAATCTCGCGCCCATGGAGCAGAGGCATCTCGGCCGGACCGGCCTGCGTGTGTCCCGGATCGGACTCGGCACCCTCACCTGGGGCCACACGGAGGAGACCGACGCCGCCGATCTGTTGAAGGTGTTCTGGGAGGCGGGCGGCACCCTCGTCGACACCGCCGATGTGTACGGCGACGGGGAGAGCGAGTATCTGCTCGGCCGCCTGATCGAGCGGCTCGTGCCCCGGCGCGATCTGGTCATCGCCACGAAGGCGGGCAGCGTGCCCGATCCCGAGCGGCGCTTCGACGGCTCGCGTGGCCATCTGCTCTCCGCCCTCGACGCCTCCCTCGCCCGCCTCGGCACGGACTACGTGGACTTGTGGCAGGTGCACGCCTTCGACCCGAGAACACCCCTGGACGAGACCTTGCAGGCCCTCGACATCGCGGTCAGCAGCGGCCGCGCCCGCTATGCCGGAGTCTCCAACTTCTGCGGCTGGCAGCTCGCCAAGGCCGCGACCTGGCAGCTGGCGGTGCCGGGCGCGCGCACCCGCATCGCCAGTACGCAGATGGAGTACTCCCTGCTCCAGCGCGGCATCGAGCGCGAAGTGCTGCCCGCGGCCGTCGACCTGGGGGTGGGTCTGCTGCCCTCCTCGCCGCTCGGCCGGGGCGTGCTCACCGGGAAGTACCGCCACGCCACCCCGGCCGACTCGCGCGGCGGCTCCGACCACATGGCCCCCTTCGTCGCGCCGTACCTCGACGACGCGGCCGGCCGCATCGTCGACGCCCTCGCGACAGCCGCCGACGGGCTCGCGGCGACCCCGCTCCAGGTCGCCCTC
This window contains:
- the corA gene encoding magnesium/cobalt transporter CorA; this translates as MIVDCAIYREGRRREGPHDFSDALDEARTADESFVWIGLHEPTEAEFDKVSEEFGLHPLAVEDALKAHQRPKLEVYDDSLFMVLKPVVYEPDSDAVSSGEVMIFMGDSFVVTVRHGEGAPLGAVRHRLEADPDVLKHGPTAVLYSIADATVDHYLEVADELQADLEVLETEVFSPDGGGSRHTASRIYNFKRQILEFRRATGPLSLPLARLSGAGPFGPPVPFVDETAQPFFRDVNDHLTRVNESVEGLDRLVSDILSAHLAQMSVRQNDDMRKISAWAAMAAVPTMIAGVYGMNFDHMPELHWRWTYPAVIVLMAVLEVILYRMFKHRGWM
- a CDS encoding DUF3090 domain-containing protein, with product MSRQVFLYDPPERFVAGTVGLPGRRTFFLQASAGVRVTSVALEKTQVAALAERMEELLDEVVRRSGGNAAVPAVAPAEITDSAPLDAPVEEEFRVGTMALAWDGEEERMIVEAQALVELDADSEDDLAEAEERLLQDEENGPPMLRVRLTGAQARAFAKRALDVVNAGRPPCPLCSLPLDPEGHVCPRQNGYRRGA
- the mshC gene encoding cysteine--1-D-myo-inosityl 2-amino-2-deoxy-alpha-D-glucopyranoside ligase, with the protein product MHAWPASEVPALPGKGRDLRIHDTATGGLVTLDPGPVARIYVCGITPYDATHMGHAATYNAFDLVQRVWLDTKRQVHYVQNVTDVDDPLLERANRDGKDWVELAEGETALFREDMTALRLLPPQHYIGAVEAIPGIVPLVERLRDMGAAYELEGDVYFSVESDPHFGEVSGLDAAAMKLLSAERGGDPERPGKKNPLDPMLWMAAREGEPSWDGASLGRGRPGWHIECVAIALDHLGMGFDVQGGGSDLAFPHHEMGASHAQALTGEYPFAKAYVHAGMVALDGAKMSKSKGNLVFVSKLRRDGVDPAAIRLALLAHHYRADWEWTDSVLTEAVERLGRWRAAVSRPDGPAAEAVVEEMREALANDLDAPAALAAVDRWVGLQDAEGGTDEGAPGVVSRAVDALLGVAL
- a CDS encoding SCO1664 family protein; translation: MPAPERIPAGSVTADPVTLLTHGELTVRGQIREASNAVLYCTVAYEGEEAACVYKPVAGERPLWDFPDGTLAQREVAAYEVSRATGWDLVPPTVLRDGPYGRGMCQLWIEPSGDEALLALVDGDEPDDGWKAVGRAQVDEERTALLVHADDARLRRLAVLDAVINNGDRKGGHLLAADGRLYGIDHGVTFNAEDKLRTLLWGWAGEPLTGEAVQVLQGLRDALKEGAALAERLAGLITAAEIEALRARVGSLLASGRHPEPSGEWPAIPWPPV
- a CDS encoding NPCBM/NEW2 domain-containing protein, which gives rise to MRSPTRLRAAVGGVLLGLLAVFAVPGGEAARAADETTTVGDVTGFDAEGGVYRLTAGAAVARVSFVSAETFRIELAPDGTFTDPTGKDIVLPQGKVPRTKWREKGDRYELSTSKVTLRAYKSPLRFALYRADGTRVWAETKGLTWTKDTTTQSLARGADEQFYGAGMQNGRGNTSHRGKKVEVSVDYEWNDGGHPNSVPFYLSTAGYGVFRNTYAPNTYDFAEPVTATAKEQRFDAYYFAGKGDDAAKDVIGQYTRLTGKPFLPPVYGMEIGDADCYLHNANRGERRTLDSLKVADGYVQHDMPNGWMLVNDGYGCGYEDLPETSKGLAERKMKMGLWTEDGLEKIAEQVKAGQRVAKLDVAWVGDGYKKALDGCKDAYKGIEDHSDARGFTWAPESWSGAQRCGVQWSGDQSGSWEYIRWQIPTYAGSTMSGLAYTTGDVDGIFGGSPKTYVRDLQWKMFLPVTMTMDGWAASDKQPFRYGEPYTSINRRYLKLHESLLPYLYSYAHEATKTGVGAVRPLALEYPDDPKAPTDAAKYEFLTGEDFLVAPVYKDTATRDGIYLPKGTWTDYWSGRIYRGPTTVDGYSAPLDTLPLFVRGGASVPMWPGGIRSYEDREADSPLAWDIYPQGKSSFELYEDDGVTRRHRAGEYATQRADVRAPRSGAGDVSVRIGASEGEFKGKQSSRPYAFTLHTGDAPSRVELDGRALPRLASKGAYEKAGRGWFYDRDDRGGVVKVKTPSLRTGRAFELTLDDTSAVGGAVPGAAATVGVPAGQELGAGTPGKVAVDVTAGTKDATDVDVTLDAPGGWTVAATKTGRIPAGTTRRVEVAVTPPKGADPGEQPLTATARYRSAGQDRTALQRFALGVMPEAPGKDTWASDMVWLKSTNGYGPAERDRSNGESGAGDGRTLTLAGKTYEKGIGTHANSVIEVYPGGRCSAFTADVGIDDEINGYGEVAFSVEADGKVLWTSPKVTGASATVPVDVDVRGARHVELKVTDTNGSRSGDHADWAAARFTCA
- a CDS encoding aldo/keto reductase, whose translation is MEQRHLGRTGLRVSRIGLGTLTWGHTEETDAADLLKVFWEAGGTLVDTADVYGDGESEYLLGRLIERLVPRRDLVIATKAGSVPDPERRFDGSRGHLLSALDASLARLGTDYVDLWQVHAFDPRTPLDETLQALDIAVSSGRARYAGVSNFCGWQLAKAATWQLAVPGARTRIASTQMEYSLLQRGIEREVLPAAVDLGVGLLPSSPLGRGVLTGKYRHATPADSRGGSDHMAPFVAPYLDDAAGRIVDALATAADGLAATPLQVALAWVRDRPGVTAPIVGARNAQQLTAALSVETLSLPDEICRALDDVSAPVHRYPDHDWSTL
- a CDS encoding LLM class F420-dependent oxidoreductase; translation: MQLGINLGYWGAGMDADNLAVAKEADRLGYAVCWAAEAYGSDAATVLSWVAAQTERIDIGSAIFQIPARQPAMTAMTAATLDSLSGGRFRLGLGVSGPQVSEGWYGVKFDKPLARTREYVDIVRKAMARERLTHEGEHWTLPLPGGPGKPLKLTVHPQREHIPLYIAAIGPKNLEQTGEIADGALLIFPAAEHLEETALRHLRAGREKAGKTMDGFDVVPTLPIAVGGDDRIDALADMFRPYTALYVGGMGSPKQNFYNQLARRMGYEKEAAEIQDKYLAGDKEGAAAAIPQQLIDSTALLGSVERIADRMQAYAAAGVTTLTLSPAGFTLEERIAALRAGTEALERAGLA
- a CDS encoding histidine phosphatase family protein → MPTLILVRHGRSTANTAGLLAGWTPGVALDERGAAQAAALPARLAAVPLAEVVTSPLQRCRETVAPLLAARPGLQAHTEDRIGECDYGDWSGRKLAELADEPLMEVVQQHPSAAAFPGGESMRAMQTRAAEAVREWNTRVEREHGEDAAYLMCSHGDIIKSLVAEALGLHLDLFQRISVEPCSVTVIRYTRLRPFLVRLGDTGDFASLVPREVPPGGDATVGGGAGAP